One Candidatus Sulfurimonas baltica DNA segment encodes these proteins:
- a CDS encoding NifX-associated nitrogen fixation protein produces MKELFINTLIGQVRALDQFGTWTNRTDEDILKEKYVKTKEDLKNIPVIADIDEMQIQDIRLIYQSVALAFETKTGVMCSVVMEMSHEGFGRAVVIADKIVIVNKFFKDAHRYSFRTYEKLEEEGEKMLKSVMEIYEDYKK; encoded by the coding sequence ATGAAAGAGTTATTTATAAATACACTTATAGGTCAAGTAAGAGCACTTGACCAATTTGGTACATGGACTAATAGAACTGATGAGGATATTTTAAAAGAGAAGTATGTAAAAACTAAAGAGGATTTGAAAAATATCCCAGTTATTGCAGATATTGACGAGATGCAGATTCAAGATATTAGACTTATTTATCAGTCTGTTGCACTCGCTTTTGAAACAAAGACGGGAGTTATGTGTTCTGTTGTAATGGAGATGAGCCATGAGGGATTTGGAAGAGCAGTTGTAATTGCCGACAAAATTGTAATTGTAAACAAATTTTTTAAAGATGCACACAGATACTCATTTCGAACATATGAAAAGCTAGAAGAAGAGGGCGAAAAGATGCTCAAGAGTGTTATGGAAATTTATGAAGATTATAAAAAGTAA
- a CDS encoding P-II family nitrogen regulator: MYMVMTVINQHDLKNVLEDLFANNIEGITVSDVIGKGSFGLKEADNQPTDLVSKVKLEIVVSDVKHREIAMECIRSNCHDLGRGAGKMWWLDVGGVERIRTGEKDADALTTQVNKKIQNVPCGLTTQIDTPCS, encoded by the coding sequence ATGTATATGGTAATGACGGTTATTAATCAACATGATTTAAAAAATGTATTGGAAGATTTATTTGCCAACAACATCGAAGGAATTACAGTGAGTGATGTTATTGGCAAGGGCTCTTTTGGACTTAAAGAGGCTGATAATCAGCCAACAGACTTGGTCTCTAAAGTCAAGCTTGAAATAGTGGTTTCTGATGTTAAACATAGAGAGATAGCGATGGAGTGCATTAGAAGCAATTGCCACGATTTAGGCAGAGGTGCAGGAAAAATGTGGTGGCTTGATGTGGGCGGTGTTGAGAGAATAAGAACAGGTGAAAAGGATGCCGATGCACTAACAACTCAGGTAAATAAAAAAATACAGAATGTGCCA
- the nifN gene encoding nitrogenase iron-molybdenum cofactor biosynthesis protein NifN, producing the protein MNKPLQTNPIKLSQPMGALLCFLGIKNCMPLMHGAQGCASFSKVFFTRHFSDPIAVQTTAVNDITAVIDGGDYSISEAVKNITKKVKPDLVGLFTTGMTETKGDDIKGATFLLKDTQLMSYVHTPDFEGGLESGFAKSIEAIIEQLVEPKDEIDMQKALLIPNVNLTPIEVEKIKEEISSFGFETFALPDLSESLDGHLGVKQGALSSGGISVEEIKNLGDSALVITVGDSVCKAGEKFRDKNPKSTHLHFNTLSGLLHVDKFYKALMDFKHISKPKPSVVRWRKRLQDALLDTHFALGGTDVVLALEADQALSIATTIKEAGANIKAIVIPTKTTALDELDCENIIVGDFEDVEKELQEADLLISNFHGERIAHKYKKALVLRGYPNYETVGNQLVNDTLYEGSCYMLFEVANTINSL; encoded by the coding sequence ATGAACAAACCACTACAAACCAATCCAATAAAATTATCACAACCAATGGGAGCATTACTCTGTTTTTTAGGTATAAAAAACTGTATGCCTCTTATGCACGGAGCACAAGGGTGTGCCTCATTTAGTAAAGTATTTTTCACTCGTCACTTTAGCGACCCAATTGCAGTTCAAACTACAGCAGTTAATGATATTACTGCAGTTATTGACGGGGGAGACTACTCTATAAGTGAAGCTGTAAAAAACATCACAAAAAAAGTAAAGCCAGACTTAGTAGGTCTTTTTACAACCGGCATGACAGAGACAAAAGGTGATGATATTAAAGGTGCTACATTTTTGTTAAAAGATACACAACTTATGTCGTATGTGCATACACCTGACTTTGAGGGTGGTTTAGAGAGTGGTTTTGCTAAATCAATAGAGGCAATTATAGAACAACTAGTAGAGCCTAAAGATGAAATAGATATGCAAAAAGCTCTTTTAATCCCAAATGTAAACTTGACACCAATAGAAGTAGAGAAGATTAAAGAAGAAATCTCTAGTTTTGGCTTTGAGACTTTTGCTCTGCCAGATTTAAGTGAATCACTTGATGGTCACTTAGGAGTAAAACAAGGAGCGCTTAGCAGTGGCGGAATCAGTGTTGAAGAGATTAAAAACCTTGGAGACAGTGCCTTGGTGATAACTGTAGGTGACTCGGTGTGTAAGGCTGGTGAAAAGTTTAGAGATAAAAATCCTAAATCTACACATCTTCATTTTAACACTTTGAGTGGACTTCTACATGTAGATAAATTTTACAAGGCTTTGATGGATTTTAAACATATATCAAAGCCAAAACCAAGTGTTGTTAGATGGAGAAAAAGACTTCAAGATGCTCTTTTAGATACACATTTTGCGCTAGGCGGCACAGATGTAGTTTTAGCACTTGAAGCAGATCAGGCTTTGTCTATAGCAACTACCATAAAAGAAGCCGGTGCAAATATAAAAGCTATTGTGATTCCGACAAAAACAACAGCTTTGGATGAACTAGACTGTGAGAATATTATCGTTGGTGATTTTGAAGATGTTGAAAAAGAGTTACAAGAAGCAGATTTGCTAATAAGTAATTTTCACGGTGAAAGAATTGCACACAAGTATAAAAAAGCCTTAGTACTTAGAGGATACCCAAACTACGAGACAGTAGGTAATCAACTTGTAAATGACACTCTTTATGAGGGGAGTTGTTATATGTTATTTGAGGTAGCAAACACTATAAATTCTCTCTAG
- the nifX gene encoding nitrogen fixation protein NifX, which produces MNSTIKVTSADNSLGSIRVAFATNDNEHVDAHFGSTKQFNIYDVNSDDFEISTIIKITTKDTDQTVASLEGCDIVYFLNIGPTAAAKVIRKGIFPIKYKEIISIDEELNKLVNMLNENPPPFIKKIIEKKSK; this is translated from the coding sequence ATGAATTCAACTATAAAAGTAACTTCAGCAGATAACAGCCTTGGAAGCATAAGAGTGGCATTTGCAACAAATGACAATGAACATGTAGATGCACATTTTGGCAGTACGAAACAGTTTAATATTTATGATGTTAACAGTGATGATTTTGAAATCTCTACTATTATCAAAATAACAACTAAAGATACAGACCAAACAGTAGCATCTTTAGAGGGGTGTGACATTGTTTATTTTTTAAATATTGGTCCAACTGCGGCTGCTAAAGTTATCAGAAAAGGGATTTTTCCTATTAAGTACAAAGAGATTATCTCTATTGATGAAGAGCTAAACAAACTTGTAAATATGTTGAATGAAAACCCGCCTCCGTTTATTAAAAAAATCATAGAAAAAAAGAGTAAATAA
- a CDS encoding flavodoxin domain-containing protein — protein MSKIGIFVGTAGGTSMKVANALAEAFNIDEEDVINMEEDFDDVEEQLLAYDVLFLGSSTWGQGDLHFSWVDPVLEIQDDDIDFSGKTVAFFGAGDCKKHGEHFCSALGKLHKTFTGAGAKPIGFVPKDDYSYEYSFAEMDDKLCGLAIDEHNESEKTTRRIEKWIGILKSELGD, from the coding sequence ATGAGTAAAATTGGAATTTTTGTAGGTACAGCAGGTGGAACAAGTATGAAGGTTGCAAATGCATTAGCTGAGGCATTTAATATTGATGAGGAAGATGTAATCAATATGGAAGAAGACTTCGATGACGTAGAAGAGCAGCTCCTTGCATATGACGTTCTTTTTTTAGGAAGTTCTACTTGGGGACAAGGTGACTTGCATTTTAGTTGGGTTGACCCTGTTTTAGAGATACAAGATGATGACATAGACTTTAGTGGGAAAACGGTTGCATTTTTTGGTGCAGGAGACTGTAAAAAACACGGGGAACATTTTTGTTCTGCATTGGGAAAACTGCATAAAACGTTTACTGGTGCTGGTGCCAAACCTATAGGCTTTGTCCCAAAGGATGACTACAGTTATGAGTATTCATTTGCTGAGATGGATGATAAATTATGTGGTTTAGCGATTGATGAACACAATGAATCTGAAAAAACAACAAGAAGGATAGAGAAATGGATTGGTATATTAAAATCAGAACTAGGGGATTAA